Within the Clostridium scatologenes genome, the region TGTCAGATGGTACAATTAAAGAAATAACTTCAAAAGAAAATATACTTGCACAAATAATAAAAAATGACAGTTGTAATTGTGGTGAAACCTGTGAAAAAGGGAGGACTTTTTAGATGTTGGATGCGTTAGATAAAAGTATGTTAGATCAAATGTCAGGACTTCATGAATTGCCAATCGGTGCTTATAATATAAGAAAAAATGGAGAAAAGGCTGCAAGAAACACTACAGCAAATATAGACATAGTAACAAAAGAAGATAAACCTGGTATAAATATAATAGTAAAACCTGGGACTAAAAATGAAAGTGTACATATACCTGTAATTATAACACAGGAAGGCTTAAACGATGTTGTATATAATACTTTTGAAATTGGTGAAGGATCAGATGTGCTTATAGTAGCAGGCTGTGGTATACATAATCCAGGTGATACAAAATCTCAACATGATGGAGTTCATGAATTTTTTATTAGAAAAGGTGCTCGTATAAAATATGTAGAGAAACACTTTGGAGAAGGTAATGGAAATGGTGAAAGAGTATTGAATCCTAAAACAATAATCGAGGTTGAAGAAGGAGGATATGCAGAACTAGAATTAGTTCAAATAAAAGGGGTAGACAGTACTAAAAGGGATACAGAAATAAAACTTCATAAAGATGCTAAAGTTGTAGTAATAGAAAGACTTCTTACATATAAGAATCAAGATGCAGAGTCTATAATAAATGTAGAAATGGTAGGGAAAGACTCTTCTGCACAAATAATTTCTCGTTCTGTAGCTAGAGATGATTCAAGGCAAATGTTTCATTTAAATATGTCTGGATATGAAAGATGTAGAGGTCATATACAATGCGATTCCATAATAATGGATAAAGCTAGAGTAGAATCTATACCTAAAATATCAGCATTCCATTCAGATTCTCAACTTATACATGAAGCTGCCATAGGAAGAATTGCTAACGACCAGCTCATAAAGCTTATGTCTTTAGGACTTTCAGAAAAAGAAGCAGAAGACACGATATTAAATGGATTCCTAAAATAGAGGACAATTGACAGAGGACAATGAAGGTGAGTTTTCCTCCTTACGTCAGAAAACTAATTTATCTGATGGCTACCTACACTTTCCTTTGTCAATTGTCATCTGTTCTCTGAGAAAGTTGCTTTCCTTAAAAAATTCCCATTATAAAATGCTGTACTCCAAGTGAAGTAAGTGCTAAAACAACCCAACATGTAAAACCTAATACAATTGGTCTTACACCATTCTTAACAAGTTCTACAATATTAGTATTTAATCCTACAGACACCATTGCCATTACAATTACGAATTTTCCAGCTTCTGATAAAAACTTAGTAAGTGCAGCTGGTATAGGAATAAATGTGTTTATTACAGAGGCAGCTACAAATCCAAGTACAAACCAAGGGAATATTTTGCTAATACTGTAAGATCCTTTTTTACCTTTAGATTCTTTTTTAGAAGTATAAATAGCAAGTGCCAAAGTAATTGGAACAATTGCTAAGGTTCTTGTAAGTTTTACTATAACTGCAAGATTACCTGCTGCAGTGCTGTAAGAATAGCCAGCAGCTACTACAGATGAAGTATCATTAACAGCTGTTCCAGCCCAAAGTCCAAAGCATTGATTGCTCATGTCAAATAAATGTCCAAGGAATGGAAATAAAAAGGCTGCAATAGCATTGAAAAGAAATATGGTTGATATAGAATGAGCAACTTCTTGCTCATTTGCATTAATAACTGGAGCTGTTGCTGCAATAGCTGAGCCACCACATATGGAAGAACCAACACCAATCAAGGTTGCTGTTTTCCCATTTATTTTTAATAATTTACCTGCAATATAAGCAGTAATGAATGCTGCTGTTAGTGTAAAAAGCATTAAAAGAATTGTTTGCTTTCCTACTTTAAAAACATTGAAAAGATTCATGCCAAATCCCATAAGAATAATTGAATATTGAAGTAACTTCTTTGCAGTAAAGGTTACTCCTGTATTAAAATAGCTTGGTCTTTTCCAAAAGGCTAAAATCATTCCAAATAAGATGCCAAGTACAGGGCTTCCTATAATAGGAAAAGCATTTCCAATTATCCATGCTGGAATTGCTATAATTAGAGCAAGTATAATCCCATATAATTTGTTATTTGTTGTTTTCATAATATCTCCTCCGATCTGTTTATTATGATACACCTTGACATTGTATAAGTAAAATATTATTATTTAATCAATATAATAAGTATATACTAATGTATAAGGAGAATATTATGACTTTAAGACACTTTAAAATATTTGTTGCTGTATGTGACAAAATGAACATGACGAAGGCTTCTGACACATTATTTATGTCTCAATCGGCAGTTAGCCAGGCAATTTCTGAACTTGAAAATCACTATGGGCTGCGCCTTTTTGAACGGCTTTCGAAAAAACTTTATATAACTCAGGCAGGAGAAAAATTGCTCAGCTATGCTAGATATATTATTAAATTAAATATAGAGCTTGAAAATGAAATGAAAACTCTGAATGAAAAAGGATCTATACGTATTGGTGCAAGTGTTACCGTTGGAGCTTATGTACTTCCTAAACTTGTTTCACATTTTCAAAGAGAAAATACTGAAGTTGATATACAAGTGTATGAAGAAAACACTACGAAAATTGAAAAAATGCTTCTTCATGATGAAATTGATTTAGCACTTGTAGAAGGAGAAACAACAAATTCAGATATTATAAACAAGCCATTTATGAATGATGAACTTGTACTTATTTGTGGATCTAATCATAGATTTTCAAAACTATCTTACATTGAACCTCATGAGCTTGAAAAGGAAAAGTTTATTATTCGTGAAGAGGGGAGCGGAACTCGTAAAACCTTTGAGGATAAAATGATAGAAAACCAATTAACATGGAAAGTTATCTGGGTTTGTAATAATACGGATACTATAAAAACTGCAGTTGCAGAAAATTTAGGAGTTTCAGTGATTTCAAGAAATTCAGTAATGAATGAATTAAATTCTGGAATTCTTTGTGAAATACCTATAAAAGGTATAAAATTTAAAAGACAGTTTAAAATCATATATCATAAGAATAAGTATTTAACAGAAATAATGCAGCATTTTATGGATTATTGTGAAGCAAAGTATAAATAAATTTTACAAGTTATTCGACGATTAGCTTATTGCCAAAACGGTTAAAACATATATAATTATATTATAAATAAAAAATATTAATAATAGAAGAGTAAAATCAATCGATGTACAGAAATGCACACGAGATACGAAAAGGAGAACATAAAATGCATCCAATACTATTTAAATTTGGTCCAATTACTGTATACAGTTACGGCTTTATGATAGCCATAGGTATATTAGCAGCATTGCTGTTATCAACATATAGAGCGAAAAAATTAGGTTTTAATGAAGATGTAATCATAGACTTGGGTATATATGGAATAATAGGAGGCTTTATAGGATCTAAACTTTTATTTTGGATAGTAGAATTTCAAAGTGTAATTCATGAACCTAAATATATCTTTGAAACGTTAACTAGCGGATTTGTAGTATATGGAGGTATAATGGGAGGTATTTTAACAGGGTATGCCTATTGTAAAAAAAAGAAGTTAGATTTTTGGGCCTATTTAGATTTAATAGTACCAGCAATTGCGTTAGCTCAAGGTTTTGGAAGAATAGGATGTTTTGAAACAGGCTGCTGCTTTGGAAGAGAAACGGGTAGTGTTTTGGGTATAGTGTTTGAAAAATCTTTATATGCACCAAATGGAGTACCACTAATACCTACACAGCTTTTTTCAAGTGCAGGAGATTTTATAATAGCAGGTATACTTCTTTATTACTCATCAAAATGTAAAAGAAAAGGACAAGTATCAGGACTCTATATGATTTTATATAGTATAGGAAGATTTATTATTGAAATATTTAGAGGAGATCAAAGAGGTAATGTTGGATTTTTATCAACTTCACAATTTATTTGTATATTTATATTGTTTATAGGTATTTATGTTTTTGGTTTTGCTAATAAAGAAAAAAATAATTAGTTAATTCCACAAATTTTAAGATAATAGTACATGGTAGAAAATCAAGCGGTAAAAGCACATTACAGCTTGATTTTTTGCATTTGAATTTTTAACTATAAAACATACATAAAAAGTGATCTAAAAATAAAGTCGTAAATTATACAAAAAACTTATTGCCAAAATGGTTAAAAGTTGTATAATGTAGTTATAGTTAAATATGTAAAAAAGGAGGTTAATATGAAGAAAATTTTAAAAAAGTTGTCAAATAGAGAATTAGAAACTCTAAACATAATTCAAAAAAAAGCTTTAATCACAAAGAAAAATATACAAGCTATAACAGGTATGACATTGACTACTTTGAATAGAGTAATGAAAAGTCTTGAAGACAAAAAATTAATAGCTGAGGCAGGCATATCCAAGTCAACAGGAGGTAGAAAAGCAGTAAAATATAGCGTGGTAGAAAATGGGCTATATGCTATAGGAGTTGATATATCAAGAACTTATGTAAGGATAATTATATTAAATTTGAAAATGACAATTTTAGCAAAAGAAGAGTTTTTTATGAATGATACTTTTTCTCCAGAGAAGACTGTTGAAAAAATTGGAAATTTAATAAATGAAAAATTATTGAAACTATCAATAGATAAAAGTGAAGTATTAGGTATAGGAATAGGTACTGTAGGACCATTGGATAGAGAGAAAGGTATTATGTTAAATCCTGAAAATTTTTTTAATGGAGGTTGGCGCAATGTTCCTATAAGAAATATGTTTGAAAAGAAAACTTTACTTCCATGTTTTATAGATAATGGAACTAATGCTGCTGTTTTAGCTGAGTACTTATTTGGCAAGGGAAAAGATTTAAAAAATGTTGTATATATACATTGTGGAATTGGAATAAGATCATCAGTTATAAATAATGGAATCATTATTAGAACCATGAGGGATTCAGAAGATTCATTTGCACATATGGTTGTAGATTTCAATGGTGAAAAGTGTAGTTGTGGTAATAAAGGATGCTTAGACAGTTATTCTTCTATTAATGCAATAGTTAAAAGTTTTAATTCAATATTAAAAAATAATAGCAACAGTGTAAATGAAGAAATAAAAGAAGAAGATTATAATAAAATATTAGAACTGGCAGTGCATAATAATAAAACTGCTGTAGAAATTATTAATAAAGGTGCTGAAATTCTAGGAGTCGGACTTGCTAATATGGTGAGAATATTAAATCCTCAATTGGTGATTTTATATGGTACCTTAATTAAAAATTATAAATTGTATTACAATAAATGTATTGATGCATTTAATAAAAATAACTGCTTAAATAATGATGTTATATTTAGTGATGGAGGTGAATTTAAAGAAAATGCCATAGCAGTTGGTTCTGGATTAATAGTAATAGAAAATTATCTAAAAAAAACAGGCATTGGGGGAAAGTAAAATGGTTATAATAGCTTTAAAAATATTTATCATATCAATTATAGCAGGAGTATTAGGTTCAATTCTTGGCCTTGGAGGTGGCATTATAATTACACCAGTACTGACTTTATTCTTTGGAATAGATATAAAATATGCTATAGGTGCAAGTATAGTATCAGTAATTGCTACTTCAAGTGGAGCAGCTATTGCCTATATAAAAGACAAAATAACAAATATAAGGATAGGTATGTTTCTTGAAATGGCTACAACAACAGGTGCAATTACAGGAGCGTTTTTAAGTGGAATGATTAGCACTAAATACCTTTACTTGATATTTGGTATGGTTTTATTATATTCTGCAGTTAACATGATTAAAAAATCAAAAAGTGAACTTCCTAAAAATGTAGAAACACATCCTATAGCTGAAAAACTTAATTTAAATGGAGCTTATTATGATAAAGTTTTAAATCAGGAAATTCAATATAATGTTACTGGTGTCTATGGTGGATTTGGTATGATGTATGTGGCAGGAGTTATATCAGGACTTCTTGGTATAGGAAGTGGGATATTTAAGGTTATGGCTATGGATTTATTTATGAAGCTTCCTCTAAAGGTATCCAGTGCTACTAGCAATTTTATGATAGGAGTAACTGCAGCTGCAAGTGCTGGTGTGTATTTAATTAGAGGAGACATAGATCCTAAAATTTCTGCTCCTGTAGCTTTAGGAGTTTTATTTGGAGCAACTATTGGAACTAAAGTTATGCAGAATTTAAAGAGTAAAACTATAAGAAAAATATT harbors:
- a CDS encoding sulfite exporter TauE/SafE family protein translates to MVIIALKIFIISIIAGVLGSILGLGGGIIITPVLTLFFGIDIKYAIGASIVSVIATSSGAAIAYIKDKITNIRIGMFLEMATTTGAITGAFLSGMISTKYLYLIFGMVLLYSAVNMIKKSKSELPKNVETHPIAEKLNLNGAYYDKVLNQEIQYNVTGVYGGFGMMYVAGVISGLLGIGSGIFKVMAMDLFMKLPLKVSSATSNFMIGVTAAASAGVYLIRGDIDPKISAPVALGVLFGATIGTKVMQNLKSKTIRKIFIPVVVYVSVEMIIKGLGV
- a CDS encoding ROK family protein, yielding MKKILKKLSNRELETLNIIQKKALITKKNIQAITGMTLTTLNRVMKSLEDKKLIAEAGISKSTGGRKAVKYSVVENGLYAIGVDISRTYVRIIILNLKMTILAKEEFFMNDTFSPEKTVEKIGNLINEKLLKLSIDKSEVLGIGIGTVGPLDREKGIMLNPENFFNGGWRNVPIRNMFEKKTLLPCFIDNGTNAAVLAEYLFGKGKDLKNVVYIHCGIGIRSSVINNGIIIRTMRDSEDSFAHMVVDFNGEKCSCGNKGCLDSYSSINAIVKSFNSILKNNSNSVNEEIKEEDYNKILELAVHNNKTAVEIINKGAEILGVGLANMVRILNPQLVILYGTLIKNYKLYYNKCIDAFNKNNCLNNDVIFSDGGEFKENAIAVGSGLIVIENYLKKTGIGGK
- a CDS encoding prolipoprotein diacylglyceryl transferase; protein product: MHPILFKFGPITVYSYGFMIAIGILAALLLSTYRAKKLGFNEDVIIDLGIYGIIGGFIGSKLLFWIVEFQSVIHEPKYIFETLTSGFVVYGGIMGGILTGYAYCKKKKLDFWAYLDLIVPAIALAQGFGRIGCFETGCCFGRETGSVLGIVFEKSLYAPNGVPLIPTQLFSSAGDFIIAGILLYYSSKCKRKGQVSGLYMILYSIGRFIIEIFRGDQRGNVGFLSTSQFICIFILFIGIYVFGFANKEKNN
- a CDS encoding YeiH family protein, whose translation is MKTTNNKLYGIILALIIAIPAWIIGNAFPIIGSPVLGILFGMILAFWKRPSYFNTGVTFTAKKLLQYSIILMGFGMNLFNVFKVGKQTILLMLFTLTAAFITAYIAGKLLKINGKTATLIGVGSSICGGSAIAATAPVINANEQEVAHSISTIFLFNAIAAFLFPFLGHLFDMSNQCFGLWAGTAVNDTSSVVAAGYSYSTAAGNLAVIVKLTRTLAIVPITLALAIYTSKKESKGKKGSYSISKIFPWFVLGFVAASVINTFIPIPAALTKFLSEAGKFVIVMAMVSVGLNTNIVELVKNGVRPIVLGFTCWVVLALTSLGVQHFIMGIF
- a CDS encoding SufB/SufD family protein, which codes for MLDALDKSMLDQMSGLHELPIGAYNIRKNGEKAARNTTANIDIVTKEDKPGINIIVKPGTKNESVHIPVIITQEGLNDVVYNTFEIGEGSDVLIVAGCGIHNPGDTKSQHDGVHEFFIRKGARIKYVEKHFGEGNGNGERVLNPKTIIEVEEGGYAELELVQIKGVDSTKRDTEIKLHKDAKVVVIERLLTYKNQDAESIINVEMVGKDSSAQIISRSVARDDSRQMFHLNMSGYERCRGHIQCDSIIMDKARVESIPKISAFHSDSQLIHEAAIGRIANDQLIKLMSLGLSEKEAEDTILNGFLK
- a CDS encoding LysR family transcriptional regulator — translated: MTLRHFKIFVAVCDKMNMTKASDTLFMSQSAVSQAISELENHYGLRLFERLSKKLYITQAGEKLLSYARYIIKLNIELENEMKTLNEKGSIRIGASVTVGAYVLPKLVSHFQRENTEVDIQVYEENTTKIEKMLLHDEIDLALVEGETTNSDIINKPFMNDELVLICGSNHRFSKLSYIEPHELEKEKFIIREEGSGTRKTFEDKMIENQLTWKVIWVCNNTDTIKTAVAENLGVSVISRNSVMNELNSGILCEIPIKGIKFKRQFKIIYHKNKYLTEIMQHFMDYCEAKYK